The following are from one region of the Cataglyphis hispanica isolate Lineage 1 chromosome 16, ULB_Chis1_1.0, whole genome shotgun sequence genome:
- the LOC126855619 gene encoding F-box only protein 21-like → MAFNAQMHYIILAENNQICYVPEDQLSICPSKEIDNIEIGKYFSYFEGNFYVPNENLKEHYPEDIAALTGLLIKQ, encoded by the exons ATGGCATT CAATGCCCAAATGCACTACATCATTCTCGctgaaaataatcaaatatgttATGTACCAGAAG atcaaCTATCAATATGTCCatcaaaagaaattgataacatagaaattggaaaatatttttcctattttgAAGGCAATTTTTACGTaccaaatgaaaatttaaaagaacattATCCAGAAGATATCGCTGCATTAACTGGATTACTTATCAaacaatag